The sequence below is a genomic window from Microcoleus sp. FACHB-672.
ATCAAAATAGAATATTCATTGTTTTCGCTCATGGCTTCCAGCATCCGCTCAACTAATGCCCCAACGGGTGAAGTCATGCCGGCGTGAAATCGGGGGTTTTGCCGCAATATTGCAGATAGTAATGTAGAACCTGAACGTGGCAATCCGGAAATAAAGTGTATTTTGTCAAGCGTCATATTTATTTTTTTTAGTCAATAATCTCAACTTAATCCTTACCCCAATTTTTCCTAAGCCAGAAGACTCAAACGCGGTAGCAACCCTCCCAGAAGTTAATTGTTTCCTTCTGCATTGCAAGTAAACGTTAACCTGGAACGAAAACAGTGCCGGCAGAAAAGTCGTGTCCCTAAAGTGAAAATAAATGCAGGATAGTTCAGTGTTCCCATAATATGAGATGCACTAACTCCCAAGACTCCTCGAAAATTTGATTCCCCCAACTGCTTCATCCAATCGGATAATCTCTTTCTTCTTTTCCAGAGCTAGGGGAGATGCAACGGCTCAAGCTCACGAACTAAGAAGTCT
It includes:
- a CDS encoding sulfotransferase encodes the protein MTLDKIHFISGLPRSGSTLLSAILRQNPRFHAGMTSPVGALVERMLEAMSENNEYSIL